From the genome of Scytonema hofmannii PCC 7110, one region includes:
- a CDS encoding filamentous hemagglutinin N-terminal domain-containing protein, with amino-acid sequence MLKNSLVNLVLKCGVDILTPVGLILLGCGSALAELNEVIAQVQPDGSLGRENSIINSIDSLNQRVDGGAIRGANLFHSFQEFNIGEGRGVYFANPDGINNILSRVTGGNASNIFGKLGVLGGANLFLLNPNGIVFGENASLDIQGSFVATTADAIEFGEQGNFSATQPQQSRLLSIAPGALFFQQVRSQPGNIVNRGNLAVGKDFTVAADNLDLQGQLLAGGNLNLQGTSIIELKNAEAKGNNVGIQAGSLNMSRSLIEVNSSSQEKTGSLFIKLIQAVITEPVILILILAILPP; translated from the coding sequence GTGCTGAAGAACAGCTTGGTAAATTTGGTGCTGAAATGCGGAGTAGACATCCTAACTCCTGTAGGGCTTATATTGCTAGGTTGTGGGAGTGCGTTAGCGGAGCTTAACGAAGTGATCGCTCAAGTGCAACCTGATGGTAGCTTGGGTAGAGAAAATTCAATTATTAATTCAATTGATTCCCTCAACCAGCGTGTTGATGGTGGTGCGATTCGCGGAGCTAACTTGTTTCACAGTTTTCAAGAGTTTAATATTGGTGAAGGTAGGGGTGTATATTTTGCCAACCCAGATGGAATAAACAATATTCTATCCCGCGTCACTGGTGGTAATGCTTCTAATATTTTTGGGAAATTGGGGGTATTGGGTGGTGCGAATTTGTTTTTACTTAATCCCAATGGAATCGTATTTGGGGAAAATGCGAGTTTAGATATTCAGGGTTCCTTTGTTGCAACGACTGCTGATGCAATTGAGTTTGGGGAACAGGGGAATTTTAGTGCGACTCAACCGCAACAAAGTCGTTTGCTTTCCATCGCACCAGGAGCATTATTTTTTCAGCAAGTGCGATCGCAACCGGGGAATATTGTCAATCGCGGGAATTTGGCTGTAGGTAAGGATTTTACAGTTGCTGCTGATAATTTAGATTTACAGGGACAGTTACTTGCTGGGGGAAATTTGAACTTGCAAGGGACTAGTATTATTGAGTTAAAGAATGCAGAAGCTAAAGGTAATAATGTTGGTATTCAAGCTGGCTCATTAAATATGAGCCGCAGTTTGATAGAGGTAAATTCTTCTAGTCAGGAAAAAACTGGCAGCTTGTTTATCAAGCTGATACAAGCAGTGATAACAGAGCCGGTGATATTAATATTAATACTCGCGATCTTACCTCCCTGA